GATAACTTGAATGAAAGAGATACTACATTCCAAATTAATTTCTTTCTGCACTGGAAAGTTCAATGAATTATGACCAGGTTAGGGGCCCTCACAAGCAAGGCCACATCAATGACTAAATATGCAAAAAATGTTGCCACAAGACACTAAATTTTGCTGAAATACTACAAAGATTACCAAGATTTGATCAATTAGAGGTTGGAACAATGTTTTTGTGGCAGCAAGCCAGCATTACAAGTAAATCCTCTGGACCCAGTTATCCAACTTTGCACAATTACTGAGTACTGCGGCACTGCCATGGTTTAAAGTTCTATAAAATATCTGTATCAATACCTTCAGGTCACATGCTACAAAAGGCTCCTCATGTATTATGTTAAATTGCAAATCTGAGACAGCAGCACCAGGTGTAATGACACTTGTATCTACCAAATAATAATGAGTCTTCTTCATCACCTGAATTACTTTGACAGTCATACAGTCAGTTCTGAGATATATAAAAAGcattcaaaaatattaaataaatcaacAATTGCTAAAGCAGGCATGCTTTTATAGCAGAGCAGTAGTTAGTAACATTCTACAACAAACATGATGAAAAACAATGATTTCTTCATAAAGTTCATAacatattcataaaaattactAGAAGGAAAATTTAGCTAAACTCTCAATTATTTATGCCCACAGTGTGAGTAGGCCAGGAGAAGAATTTCTTTAAAATGATTTGATCTTGCAATAAACATTCCATTACATTTCATGCACTTATCATAATATTACCAGCTCCAAAGCAATCTATGAAGAAAGAATAGGGAATCTGTAAAAGGAAGGCAGAAATGGGTTCTTCTTACCTCAAAATCACGCTCTGCAACATAGATTGGAATGTAAGGTTGCACATTGTTTGTCCAATCTCGAAGATCATCCAGACCTGGGGAAGCAATTTAAGCAGAAAAAAGTCCTTCAATATCATGCAACCTGCGAGTTTCTATTTGAAAAGGAGAAGAAACTTATAGCATTTTCTTCACTCTTAACAGCATTTTCCTTTTTTACTAAATAACATTAGAAAATGTTAATGTCAGAGACCTCCAATTGCATCAGCATGAGAATGAGTAATAATAACCGCATCAATTGTTCTTAGCCTGACAGAAACAAAAAGGCAAATACATGACAATAGCTGTATACAGTATAAAAGAAACAGCAAAAAACTGCCAATTCAATATGCCACTCCAAatccaaaaccttcaaaatgtAACAAAAATGGAACAATTATGAACTGAACTGTTCAAAAGATATACTCTTTAGCCGGTGTCAAAGTGGGTGTGGTGGAATCCAGACAAAATAAATTAGGCATATATTTAAGGAAGAAAAATAGTGCATTTTTTATCTTAGCTCATGATTTAAGGCTGCAGTAGCTCAGTTGTTTTCATGGTCCAATGACCTATTATTATGTATATATGATTGAGTAAGAACTTCTCAATAACATGCAATTACTTTATACCCAAATGAATAGTTGCTCACGTAATTCATacaaataaaaacaataaataagCCAGGACCAATTGGAATACAAAAATTAGAACTTGGAAAAAAGCACTTCAAGGAAATAGGAATAGGTGTGCTTCATTCCATCTCACATACATGATAATCATCAAATAAGATAAAGGACGCCATTTTTGAAATCCTATTGCCAAGCAAGGGCCAAGTATGAATAGACTACATCATCTCTGCATACATGCACAAATTCATGGATCCATGCTGACACTCATATTTCCATCACTTATGCAAGAACAAATTATAATGCCACAATAATTACCAAAAAGAGTTATAAGACCACTCATTTTATTTCACCCAAGCATACATAAATTGATGGTTTGATACCATTCCTTGTGTGCATGAGACATAGtaactcttctttttcttttcctcatccTACCTTCATTAGTATTTAACATTCCCAATGGGCAACTCACACCAAAATATTTGGATGTTACCCTAGCTAGAGTTATCTAAACCTGAGCAAACAAATTTTTTCTTGGTCAACCATCTAATTTCTATGGAGCCCTCAGCCCCATAATAAGAGCTTCAGATATTAGATATAATGTATAGAATGAAGACTAACCCAAATGCAGGAAACCATCGAAGAGCACTATGGTAGAAGAACCTGCAAAGGAGAAGTTGCAAAGAAAAAGCTTGATCAATTTATGTAGGGTACTTAATCAAAACAGTAAACACTCTCATCCAGCAGGAACTTCTTCGTTGATCATATTAGAAAGAAATCCTTTTTCTATTTCTTAAATATGAGCTTTTAAGGAAAAGGAATCATAAATCGAAGCCCCTATATTCAGAAATCACTTTCAATAGCAATCTAATTATGCAAATGCCAATATGTATGTTAATCCCACATAAAGAGCTTCCACAATTTAAATCATTCCCTCCTCTCCATCCTGTGCTAACTAACTACTTTCCATAAAAAGTCAAAGAATTGCAAAATTCCAATTctctaacttttttttaaagaaaaaccaAATTTAATATATGATGCAAGAAGTAAAGAACACCAAGCTGAAGATAAAACTTCACTCTCACATTCCATCACAATCcacattaaaaattataaaagaaagaaCACTTAATATGATAAGATGTCAGaaagattaaatttttattattgataaaaaaaaaaaagaaactccATATAAAGGATCGCATCCTTACCAGGGTAGAATTTAGTATTTGTGCAACACTTCAGTTCAGTAGCCATTTACATTTTCATatgaaaagaaaattcaaaCTATCTAGAAGTATCTTTCACTTACTTGCCAGCATCTATTAGAATGTTGCGTCTTTCACCAGGACCAGAATAACGAATAAGGAGGCCCGTGTTCAATCTTCTATTCTTATTACCAGGTTCCACAGCTTTTGAGCACACCTGAGAAACCAAGAAGCAATTGCAGTCTTGAACAATCAATGCATCAGCTTTGAATTTTAAGCAGTTGCTTCTTAATCAACAAAGCATATGAcattaaatcttaaaaaatttCTAATGTGAGGATGGTTTGCAGCAATACCGGACATTCCTTTAGAGGATCAGTAAGGCAGCTGAGACGTGGAATCCCTTCACTAGTTCCTGTCCCCATGAATATGATTTCAGATTGGTCTAAGAGCGACTGTGAATCAGCATTTCCACTTGCATCTGCAATGAAACACGTCAAAAGATGACTTATTGAACAGCATCAAAACTGCAACAGCATGATAAATCTGTAAGTGGAGTCCATGAACACCGGTACAACAGACGGGCAATGGCATCTAGAAGTTAATGGAACTATTTTCTTTCCCTAATCTATAGATGTTAAGACCGCTGAATatcaaagaaaattttaattgcaTATATCTAAGACTACAAATATCCTATAAAGTCTTGTCTGTAGCCGCAATAGACACCAAGATTGGAGCTTGGCACCTTTCTGAAAACTTTTAAACTGCAAAATAATCCCATCAGTGTTACCAGGCTTTTGAGCTAAGTAAAGCTCGTAATACTAAAAACAATCATACTTAAGACATTCACACATAAAAGTTAAGACTTCAAATTAACACTTATAAGATTCTAGTACGGCAAAGGATAAGACATAACCTGAATCAATAGAGAGCTTGCAAATGTATAGTATACGAAGTTAGAAGAGGGGAACCCACCACATAGTGATATACAAGAGATTCGGCTTAAAAGACTAAAATTAGGTCTTTTTTTGAAATGATAACTACCCATTTGAATTCACGCAATAGCCAATCATAAGGAACAGAAATGAAACCACTAGTGTAGCAAGGAAGTACATACTTGAAATAAAGCAAGCTCGCGAAATCCTCCTACACTGAGAGAACCCATTTTTGGAAAATGAAGATAGAGGTAGCCAATTTCTTGAAAGTGAAAGTGAAGAGGTCTGGAAAGACAATTGGCGTCCGCGAAGAGCAAAACTGGCTAGAGAAGGAGATGCACGAATGGCGCCTATAAATTGGACCATCCTTTGTGTAAGCTCAAATTTTTTGGATTCGGTTACATACAACTTTAGAACTCTTTGAATGTAAATCAAATTTTCGAAAAGAATGAAAGGAATAACTGAAAGAAAATATGTTTGGATTCGAAGTGTGGTCAAGAAACTATTTGCCTTCTGGCAGGTGAAGAGAGGAAAATCGTCGATCGCGTTCCAAAGAGGAAATGGTAGAAACAGAAACGGCGACGTTTTAAGCTCTAGatctatatatattttcttttgaagTATAAACCATAGAGCAGCTGAAATCTACTGTCTCCGGATTCACATGACCCGTTTAAAGCTATACTTGAATTCgatacttttaattaaaattaaaaaaataaatttaaattaaaatatttatatcactcatttgataaaatttatattaatttaaatttgaatatggAAGCAATCTATTTGcccttaaattaaatttaaatacaatGTGAAAGAGTGTTGTTATTTGAAGGGGATTTTCTTCTAATGGGCTTGAAATTTGGGTTTCTTCCACATCGATATTGATATAATTATAAACCACCACGATACAATGATAAGGATTCAAATTTTTCTTTGCTCATAATTTATAGTTAATTTCATGAAAATTGGTTTTCATGTTTATGTTAAAGCCTGAAATTCATTTTAATCAATTGCTTTGACTTTAATGAAGTACTTCTCCATTTTGTtttaagaaaaagagagagagagagagaattatAGTTTGAATCTAAATCAAATGAGCACATTCTGCACATTTGGGTGCCTAACTGTGGGAGACATTGGATCTTCTAACAGGTTGTGTCGTGTATTCTGTGTTGTTAGGAAATTGTTTTTGCTGTCTGATTTTTTCAGCGTGATCGCTTTCCATGTTTATTTTATCGAAATCATAGGCTGCGGTTAGCCGCCAATTCctgtaataaaatttcaaagacTTATTTCAACATCTAATTAATTTCTCTGGTTGTTGTCCAACCAAAAAttggttttcttttttattattgaatctGACAAAGAATTAACATTAGCAATTTTAATCCGATTTAATTATGAAACATGTTTAATCACAAATTTTTGACCCAGCCAGGGACTAATTTAAGGgaaatttatcattattttgtaattaattcaatatgcattgatttttatttttttttgtttaactcgttttattttgttttgcaaagattttacctttttttttcccaattttcttattctttaaataaaaaaatttaagcataattttaattaaacataaattaaataatctttTATATCTATGCGTAACTTGATTTAATTTCAGTGGGAAAAGATGTTATTTAAAACAGTTATGTCATTCACGATAAATCAGTCCAGGATGAGAAAATAGAGCCGGTTCAAAGTTCAAAAAGTTCTTTAAGCTGAACAGTTCGGCTCCTCAAACCTCGATTCAGAAATACGGAAAAGGCTGAGTCATATGTGAGCCATAGTCCAATAGTGAGAAATTAGTCCGGTGATATGACACGAAAAAAGTTAGTAGATCTAGTCACTTTGCAGTTTTATCTACATAcagattgaaaaaaattaaataggagTCTGACGTAAAGAGAAAGTGTCAAATCTGACACTTTCATATATAGACTTAAGTGACAAAAATAAATATCACCGTAACTGGcagacaaataaaaaaaaattaaaaaaaaacaaataccttatactcaaaataaatttatacaattactataaatttcattattttaaatcCCAGAGCATTATATCCAAACCCAAAGAAATTTTCATGATTGCATGATACAGTTGGCAAAATCAACTAAAAGAGATCAGATAATTAATTCTTTATATCAGAGTGGTCAactgaaaatattaattattgataaggattaaatggtaattttatttattatttaatttattacaaaCAAACTGATGCAGATCCTCAGGCAGAAAAGGCATCGTCACCATTAATGCAAAATTATCCATTATCGAAGCAGAAATTATTTgcaacaacaataataataataactcttttttcattttctttttccttttaagaTAATCACAGTTGGTTTGAACTTTCATTTATGAATTGGTTTTTAGGATCACCACGTGCACAACTCGTGACTGGTagtcataattttatattagcACACACACGTTGACTCTTCTTCCATGGGTGACGCAAGCAACCTGGATTCCTGCTGCATGCTTCCGTaatctattaaatatatatgtatatttgtataattagcatttattaatatcaaatattattttaaaaatatttatttttcttttatacacATCActcaatattatatttatcaagtAGATTTATAGATgtatgtattaatttttttttgttgaattTGAATCTAAATTCGTTAAAAGAAATAACGTGTAATTCGTTAAAAAAGTAAGTTGTAATAATATTGagattcttttattttctttcgtATTAGAGAGAAAGGGCGGGATCGTCGAGCTTTATTCCTTTTAAAATTCTCGATAATGATTTATCTATCTTGATTTGTTTTTCAAACGATATGAAAAATTACCTATTCAGAAagaaaaacataataaaaaaaagacttGATTGCAAGAATTGATGGTGATGAAAAATGCTGATAAAGTCTGTTATCTAAAATCTTGTGATGTGTAATTTACATTAGACAAATATATGTATGCATTTCATATATGAtattaatcaattatttaatattttaagagactataaatttatgtattaaatagagtgagttaAAATAgatacaaatttattttatttaattaaaaagaaagtgtGTTTTGCTTAGTTCAATTTTGTCCAACATTTGAAAGCATTTCACTTGCATAGTACGACCTAGCTTTGAGTAATATTTACTCCCACAACAGggtgttttaaaataaaaattttatacatatgtatatatatcattcaacaaaataaaattttatgtattgaTGTATATATAGTTTTTCTTAGTAGAGATTGATTAAACGagtgatatattttttaaattaaacaaacGTAAGTTTACATATTATtgaatgataaattttatttatatgttatattaaatgagcatttaatatttttattgatgtacgtataatttaattttttctaataggagttcaaatctcttatttgaatttattaaatgtATGATGTATTTTTTAGACTaaacagatatatatatatatatatatatatatatatatatatatatatatatatatatatatatatatatatatattttagcgAATATCAACCTTTGttcatatat
This sequence is a window from Manihot esculenta cultivar AM560-2 chromosome 4, M.esculenta_v8, whole genome shotgun sequence. Protein-coding genes within it:
- the LOC110612907 gene encoding putative hydrolase C777.06c codes for the protein MVQFIGAIRASPSLASFALRGRQLSFQTSSLSLSRNWLPLSSFSKNGFSQCRRISRACFISNASGNADSQSLLDQSEIIFMGTGTSEGIPRLSCLTDPLKECPVCSKAVEPGNKNRRLNTGLLIRYSGPGERRNILIDAGKFFYHSALRWFPAFGLRTIDAVIITHSHADAIGGLDDLRDWTNNVQPYIPIYVAERDFEVMKKTHYYLVDTSVITPGAAVSDLQFNIIHEEPFVACDLKFTPLPVWHGHGYRSLGFRFGNICYISDVSDIPDETYPLLKGCEILILDALRPDRSSSTHFGLPRALDEVRKIQPKRTFFTGMMHLMDHEKINEYLSKLMETEGLDVQLSYDGLRIPVKL